Part of the Xiphophorus couchianus chromosome 8, X_couchianus-1.0, whole genome shotgun sequence genome is shown below.
CACCAAACTAGGTGAAACATAGTGCATTCCCAGGTATATTTAGtttaacatatatattttattagaaaaatgttatgGAGGCGTCCTATGCAGTGTGTCCTAAAAAACCCCGCGGAGCAGCTGAGTTTGAAGCCGACAGAGAACAGCCTGCTGCCCGCTGAGGAGCCTCGGTTTTCCGGTCTGGACCTCAGCTTGACCTCCCCGTGTTCAGGCCCTGATCAGAGCCTCCAGAGGGCAGTGGACCCGCACCGAATAAAACCCAATTCACTCTGCTCTTCAGGAAGGAATGAAGCATTCGGAAgcattttttaagaataaaaaactttttaaaatagccTTTCATTTAAtctcaaacatatttaaaaggcCCTGATAATAACaacattaatataaataataaacaggCTGTGATAGGTTAAAATGGCGACAAATTTATAAAACTCCAGCTTTGATTGAATGCATCGGTTGGAAACAACGAGCCAACTTtagagtttttattaaataaaagtgctttacatgaagcTGCTGCAGGCCGCTTCCACAGCTTCACAGGGTTCACcagtggggtgtgtgtgtgtgtgtgtgtgtgtgtgtgtgtgtgtgtgtgtgtgtgtgtgtgtgtgtgtgtgtgtgttagcgaCCTCAGGTGCAGCTGCGGTTTTATCTGACAGATCAAGAGGCGTTCAGggacagacagaaaaaataccTCTGCTgtcagatcaaaacaaaaacgtgTTTACCGCTGATCTGGGAGAATCGTTtctgtacaaaacaaataagaaaaaaaaactacacataAATTATTCACAGCAATGATTCAATAGCAATTTCTATTCATACAACTCACGCTTCTATTTACAGCTAAAGTCTTCTCTGTGAACCGGATGTGTGTATCCTCTTTCGCCACGCAGAGAAACATTCACAAAGTGAACCGAATCCATGAGTTCGTCCCGCCAGATCCTCCTCGGAACAGGAAATAGAAGTGAATTAAGAGCTGTCGTTTTCAGATGTGTGCATCAGCAGCGCAGAGCccggtttgtgttttttcagcagCTGTGTGATCTTTTCATCGTCCGAGTTCGGGTCCAGAGGTTTGTTGTAGTCGTCGTCCTCCTCCTCATTGTCCGACGTTCCTTTGAGCCGCTCCGTCTCCGAGTCCTGCTTCTTCTTCGCGGATGCCATTTCCGCTGCGTGCTTCTTCCTCCACTTGGTCCTTCTGTTCTGGAACCACACCTGGCcggagacagacacacacacacacacacacacacacacacacacacacacacaggcgcacacgcacacacacgttTCAGTCCTTCCATGTGTTTTATATCTTATATGTAATGTTAGCACCGCCGCATAATCGGAATAATTGAGTGGAAAATATTACTAGAAAttgcagaaaatgttgaagAGATTACAGTTTCAGCTCCGTTAATGAATTCAGTCATTTTCtaaaccaaagaaaaataaaaccagaaaatatcAACaactaatttattcaaaatctTAATCATCTGCCATAATTTATATTGATTCAATTTTGGTCATCTGAAAGTGTCAAAAAGAATTATTTAGATTCTTCTCAGAGTACAGAATAAACCCGAGAGTGTGccagtgtctgtgtgtgtgtgtgtgtgtgtgtgtgtgtgtgtgtgtgtgtgtgtgtgtgtgtgtgtgtgtgtgtgtgtgtgtgtgtgttggctgcCCGCTCTCCGGCTCTCTTTCTGAGTTACCTTCACTTGGCTCTCGGTCATCCCCAGAGAGTAGGCCAGCCGCGCTCTCTCTGGCCCCGCCAGATATTTGGTTTGTTCAAAAGTCTTTTCCAGCGCAAAGATCTGCTGCCCAGAGAAAGTGGGCCGAGTGTGCTTCCTTTTCCCATCTTTGTCCAGTAACACTGAGTTCTGATCTGCAACACAAACATGGAAACAATTTTGGAACTAATTATTTCATAGTTCTTAAGGAAcacaaattagaaaataattcaaagcgAGTTATAAAATGCTGCAATATCACAACTTTCCGATAAGTTAATTCTATCCGTATATGTAAAGGAAAATTAAGTTGTGATATTGTAAcattatatgttttttattcatgtatttatgTATCACTTACGGGGTGAACAAGCGAACCTGGCGTCTCTCCAGTGCGGACTTTGCATAACTCCTGGCCAAAAGATCGGCGTCCTTCCCGGGAGATCTGCCAGCGGCTTCGGGTACCGGGCCACGGCCACAGCCGCCGCGCTGGGGCTGAAGTAAAGTCCGGGAGGTGGCGGCGGGCTGAGGCTGCTGAACCTGGGCAGTCCTGACAGAATCCCAGCAGATgaggaggcggcggcggcggctgcaGCAGCTACGACCGCCGTGGTGCCAGCTGAGGAGACGACCGGCCGGTTGAGGATGTCGTTAATTCCGTGCGGAGTTGCAGAGGAGCACTGCTGCGGGGAGCCGAGGCCCGAGGACAGCCCGGTGGAACTCTTGATCCCGGGGGAAGACACGGCCATGCCGCCTGGGTTAGGAGATGTGGTGGCGGGAGAGGTGGAGGAGTTGGGACAGGTGGAGAGGGGATAGGCCGGGTACAGGGGGGTCTTCATCTCGGTCATGCTGTGCAGAGCTGCCAGAGGTGGAGTGCTGAGGAGGAAGGCGCTCTGTCGGGACCCGTCCATCTGACCCACCGCTAGCATTACCGCCTCTGAGGGAGGGAGGCCCGGGAGGACTGGGGATGGGGCTGCGGGGGCTGCGGGGGCCAATCTCCAGATTTCAACTAAAACAGCTTC
Proteins encoded:
- the nkx6.1 gene encoding homeobox protein Nkx-6.1 encodes the protein MLAVGQMDGSRQSAFLLSTPPLAALHSMTEMKTPLYPAYPLSTCPNSSTSPATTSPNPGGMAVSSPGIKSSTGLSSGLGSPQQCSSATPHGINDILNRPVVSSAGTTAVVAAAAAAAASSSAGILSGLPRFSSLSPPPPPGLYFSPSAAAVAVARYPKPLADLPGRTPIFWPGVMQSPHWRDARFACSPHQNSVLLDKDGKRKHTRPTFSGQQIFALEKTFEQTKYLAGPERARLAYSLGMTESQVKVWFQNRRTKWRKKHAAEMASAKKKQDSETERLKGTSDNEEEDDDYNKPLDPNSDDEKITQLLKKHKPGSALLMHTSENDSS